A genomic window from Silene latifolia isolate original U9 population chromosome Y, ASM4854445v1, whole genome shotgun sequence includes:
- the LOC141627444 gene encoding uncharacterized protein LOC141627444: MGQQKKMEAPSSSSLRWTDRMDKVFIDALMNEVVLGNRIDGSFTSHAYDNIVKECSEKMNQPLTKAHLKNHLKTIKKNFNDVFDLFGASGWGWNEVTAMFDNEDEVWESLLEAKLFSKDRATGAESATAKGKSVHMTATIIDSNDWGTMEGKTGDSKDSADSKKGKKRKATEDVLREEIQSSNKDCTMLHRLFEREMM, from the exons ATGGGACAACAGAAAAAAATGGAAGCTCCAAGCTCATCCTCCTTGAGATGGACTGATCGGATGGATAAAGTTTTTATTGATGCGTTAATGAATGAAGTTGTTCTTGGGAATCGAATCGATGGGAGTTTCACTTCGCATGCATATGATAACATTGTTAAAGAATGTTCAGAGAAAATGAATCAGCCTCTCACCAAAGCTCACCTAAAGAATCATCTTAAGACGATAAAGAAAAACTTTAATGATGTGTTTGATCTATTTGGTGCTAGCGGTTGGGGATGGAATGAAGTGACAGCGATGTTTGACAACGAAGACGAAGTTTGGGAATCGCTACTCGAG GCTAAGCTTTTTTCAAAAGATCGAGCTACTGGTGCTGAATCCGCTACAGCTAAGGGGAAGAGTGTTCACATGACAGCAACTATTATTGACTCGAATGATTGGGGCACGATGGAAGGTAAGACGGGTGATTCTAAAGACTCGGCTGATTCTAagaaagggaaaaaaagaaaGGCAACTGAAGACGTTTTGCGGGAAGAAATTCAATCATCAAACAAGGATTGTACAATGTTGCACAGGCTCTTCGAGAGGGAAATGATGTAA